In Wolinella succinogenes DSM 1740, a single genomic region encodes these proteins:
- a CDS encoding YqhA family protein encodes MGKYFERLLWNSRLFVIFAVVLSLLGSVALFFVASMDIFKASMKTISYYRGLLPPDADIHEILLSNIIMAVDLYLIAVVLLIFAFGLYELFISKIDIIEEEIGSKILEIHTLDQLKDKLAKVIVMVLIVSFFNRVLHMEMSTSLDMLYFAISILALALGLYFLHKDSHGKH; translated from the coding sequence ATGGGGAAGTATTTCGAGCGACTGCTTTGGAATAGCCGACTCTTTGTCATCTTTGCTGTGGTGCTTTCGCTCCTTGGCTCTGTGGCACTCTTTTTTGTGGCGAGCATGGATATTTTCAAAGCCTCCATGAAGACGATCAGCTACTATCGTGGGCTTTTGCCCCCTGATGCGGATATTCACGAGATACTTCTTAGCAACATCATCATGGCGGTAGACCTCTATCTCATCGCCGTGGTGCTCCTCATCTTCGCCTTTGGGCTCTATGAGCTCTTTATCTCCAAAATCGATATTATCGAAGAGGAGATTGGGTCGAAGATTTTGGAGATTCACACGCTCGATCAGCTCAAAGACAAGCTCGCCAAAGTGATTGTGATGGTGCTGATTGTGAGCTTTTTTAACCGCGTGCTTCACATGGAGATGAGCACCTCCTTAGATATGCTCTACTTCGCCATCAGCATCTTGGCTTTGGCGCTAGGACTCTACTTTCTTCATAAAGATAGCCACGGCAAACACTAA
- the hemE gene encoding uroporphyrinogen decarboxylase, with amino-acid sequence MIFIDACKRQPTPYTPIWMMRQAGRYLTEYMQTRERAGSFLDLCKNPELACEVTLQPVEILDVDAAILFSDILVVPMEMGLELGFYQGEGPRFSQTIRTQKDLLLLQEGAENRLGYVYEAIHRIRESLHQEKALIGFCGSPWTLATYMIEGEGSKTYAHSKKMLYSDPKLLHAILAQVSEALKGYLAKQIEAGVNAVMVFDSWAAALEESVYFEFSWEYMKEIASFVKARYPHIPVMLFPKGIAGFLDKIEGDFDVFGVDWSTPMDLAKAKLGDRYVLQGNLEPARLYDRAKMEEGVDHILSIMGKESGHVFNLGHGMMPDLPRENAIELVKMVRQKSAR; translated from the coding sequence ATGATTTTTATTGATGCGTGCAAGCGCCAGCCCACTCCCTATACCCCCATTTGGATGATGCGTCAAGCAGGGCGCTACCTCACTGAGTATATGCAGACGCGAGAGCGAGCGGGAAGCTTCCTTGACCTGTGCAAGAATCCAGAGCTTGCCTGTGAAGTGACTCTCCAGCCTGTGGAGATTTTGGATGTAGATGCAGCGATACTCTTTAGTGATATCTTGGTCGTGCCTATGGAGATGGGGCTAGAGCTTGGCTTCTATCAGGGTGAAGGACCGCGATTCTCTCAGACAATTCGCACTCAAAAAGATCTTTTGCTTCTTCAAGAGGGAGCGGAGAATCGCCTCGGATATGTCTATGAGGCGATCCATCGTATTCGTGAAAGTCTCCACCAGGAGAAGGCGTTGATTGGATTTTGCGGATCGCCTTGGACGCTTGCCACTTATATGATTGAGGGCGAGGGAAGCAAGACCTACGCACACAGCAAAAAGATGCTCTATAGTGATCCAAAGCTTCTCCATGCAATTCTCGCCCAAGTGAGCGAGGCACTCAAAGGGTATTTGGCTAAGCAGATTGAAGCGGGTGTGAATGCGGTGATGGTGTTTGATTCTTGGGCGGCCGCACTAGAGGAATCGGTCTATTTTGAGTTCAGCTGGGAATACATGAAAGAGATCGCCTCTTTTGTTAAGGCGCGCTATCCCCATATCCCCGTGATGCTTTTCCCTAAGGGAATCGCTGGATTCTTGGATAAGATCGAGGGTGATTTTGATGTCTTTGGAGTGGATTGGAGCACGCCTATGGATTTGGCCAAAGCCAAGCTTGGCGATCGTTATGTTTTGCAGGGGAATTTGGAACCTGCAAGACTCTATGATCGCGCCAAAATGGAAGAGGGGGTCGATCATATCCTCTCCATCATGGGCAAAGAGAGCGGTCATGTTTTCAACTTAGGCCATGGCATGATGCCTGATTTGCCAAGAGAAAACGCCATTGAGTTGGTGAAGATGGTGCGACAAAAGAGCGCGAGGTGA
- a CDS encoding TRAP transporter small permease subunit: MEKISYACDKLTQWMGKASAFLAFALVFLVLYDALSRYLFKMGSVSLQELEWHLFALMFLLGIPYALKHDKHVRLDLFYQHYSKRSKRVLWILCNLLFVLPFCAFVIWHGYDFALMSYLQNESSDSGGLPYRFLIKSAPLLAFFLVALQALSEVIKASILLRKESSC, encoded by the coding sequence ATGGAGAAGATCTCCTATGCCTGCGATAAGTTGACCCAGTGGATGGGGAAGGCGAGCGCTTTTTTGGCGTTTGCTCTTGTCTTTTTGGTGCTCTATGATGCACTCTCAAGGTATCTTTTTAAAATGGGTTCGGTGAGTCTCCAAGAGCTAGAGTGGCATCTCTTTGCGCTCATGTTTTTGCTTGGGATTCCCTACGCGCTCAAGCACGACAAACATGTGAGACTTGATCTTTTCTATCAGCACTACTCCAAGCGCTCTAAAAGAGTTCTTTGGATTCTCTGCAACCTCCTTTTTGTCCTCCCCTTTTGCGCCTTTGTGATTTGGCATGGCTATGATTTTGCCCTCATGAGCTATCTTCAAAATGAATCTTCGGATAGCGGAGGGCTTCCCTATCGATTCCTTATCAAGTCAGCGCCTCTTTTGGCCTTTTTCCTTGTAGCGCTTCAGGCGCTTTCTGAGGTGATCAAAGCCTCTATCCTTCTTCGCAAAGAATCTTCATGTTGA